GGTATAAAAAGTCTGGTTTAAAATGATTGTTCAAACACTATTGATACCAATGATACATCACTCTATGACTGCCTGGTAAAAGGGAGGAGTTTAGGATGTGCAACGTCAACTGCAGGAGCTCTATACAAATGCAAATTTCTTCATTACACAAATGTCATTCTAATTGGCTAATTTTAAGGATTTCTCAAATTAATTATTGTTCAAAAACAATAAAGCCTTGAAGGTTGAATTATGTAAATACCACTAAGCCAATAATAACTATATTATGAATTTTAGCCTGTTATTAATGACAACATTGTGTATTTTATCCTGTTGGCTTCAGCAAATTTTCCAGCAGTGTAATACTCAGCATCTGCTCTCGCTTTCTCCCTCGCCAGAAAAGCAGCATCTGTTatgataaaaaaatcattagtaAACTAACTGTGTGCGATGCATGCTATAAAAACACTGAAGGTACATCAAACCTTCTATTTCGGAGATCTTTTTCTCAGTTTCCTTCTCCATCACTTTTTGTTGAAAGTGAATTTGAGCCACCTGAGCCATTTTCTCAGCCTCTAAAAAGGATAAGAGAACACCCAAGTGATGCACATGAATCTGAATATaatgatatttttatttatttatttagaggACTCCCACCTATGATAGCCTTCTTTCTCTCAGTTTCAGCTTCCTTTTCCACAACTTTCTGTGTTTGAGCAGTGATGAGCAGCCTGGTCTTCTCTGCCTCCCTGGAGACAATCAAACAGAGGGAATAAAGTTGTGGGATAAAGGTGCAAAAGAAGTTATTGCAGAACGGCACATTAAAAccattttaaagggataattcatcCAAAAATTACTTATTCTCATGGGGTTGTTACAAACCGCATAAATTAtgtgatgacataattttcattttttggtgaactaccTCTTTAAAGACACCAAATTAAATTCAGGATAAACCAGCCAACTCACATTAGCTCATAGTTTCTTCTGATCGCCTCAGGAATTTTGGGCTTGGTGACTCGCACAGCCTGCAAAATAGCATGCAGATGTATGATTTCTACTATAGTTAAAACTGCAACCAAACAGACTGAAGTACAAATCTTACCTGAATAGTGAGTCCAGGAGCCATTGCAATTAAGTCCTTCTGCAAAGCAGTCTTTAAGTTCTCATCAATTATGTCtgtcaaacaaaaacaacacaaagaatGTAAGTTCATTACTTCTTTAAATCGTGTGAATGTACACAGGACGAGAGAAGTTAGCAAAATCTGCAGTGCTCATAAAAACAACACCTCTATCAGTGACTTACCAAACAGCTCTATGTAGACTTCCTGTAGTGTGTGTACGCTGCAGAACTGATTCAGCTCATGGTGAATTTTGTTGAAGATGAGGGTCTTGTCATAATCTGCAGTGTAGTTCTTTACGATGTCAACCACTGAAGAGTAAAAGAAATGTGATGCATAGAAATTACATGAAAATACTTCTAATCAAACATACAAATAGAGTTAGTGTTATTGATCGAGTACGCCTAGTTACTGATCGTACCTGCTGAAGGAACCAGCATGTTGACCACTTCAATTCTGTCGAAATAGATCATGACACCCCCACTGTGGaaaaaaaaggttttgtttatttgtcctATAGTATTTCCTTTATGAAGGACATTAATTTGATTAACTGTTAGGAATACCATGAACAGGAAGGTTTACCTGGTTCCACAAGGCACATTTTTAATTTCATCTGTTTGCAGGGTTGTCTATGAATGTGACAGAAACAAATCAGCAGAAGTcaagacaaacaaaacttaaaaaacatgcataaTGGTAACCATCCACAGTTCCagtaaatgcatgtttgttattCATATTAATCAAAAGCATTTGTACCTGGACTGATCTGTATGAAGTGATGAAAGGCAGCATTATATGGTAACCTGGGCCATTAGGACTGGTCAGCAAGGCTCCTCCtctgaaaatacatgaaaactgtGATTATTATACAGTTTAAAAATTCACAAATTTCAATTAGTGACCAATTATTAATAAGAAACTCtggataaaaaaatcaatcttaATCTGATGAGATGCTAAAAATCTAAAGTGATTTAGCCACTGaaacaatttttatttaatctgTTTAGCAAAACATCTTACCTGTAATAAACTGCTAAATGCCCCTCCTCAATCTTGTGTATGGAAGAATGGAGCAGAATGGCCATCAACCCAGCCATTGCTGCAACTACTGCTCCAACATGTGCCATTATCCCTCATCCAGCATTCACCTGCTGAGAAACAGGATATAGATGTGAAGGCTGAACTGATTCATAGGATAAAAACACAATAGGTGACCAAATTTCAGTTATCAATACATGCTAAGGCACAGATCAGCCTGTGCTTTAACCCCCACTTccttgaacacacacacacacacacacacacacacacacacacacacacacacacacacacacacacacacacacagaacaaCTCGAGATAACAGGTTCTCAAAGTCCACGAGAGCCACCTACACCCCCTCAAAAACACGCGGGCGCACACACACTTAgatttatatatacacaatatttatatatacacatcgTGAGCCCTATATGACACCCATAGCTATTTTAAGACAACGAATGTTAGACATAAAGCTATCAATGACTAGGAATTGGAGTCTCTGGCTGTGTTTCAAAAAGCTATGAGCTGTCTACCTAGACATAATTTTAGTCACTACAGTCCAGTGCAGCGCTTTGCTCGATCGCGCCAGTGACAGTGAAAATGTGGTTTAGGCAGGTAACatgcaatgtttaaaacaaagcCTCTTTGTATTCTATTCTGGTCATCGATAGCAAATGACTTCCTTAAACGAAGCGCTGACTCGCCCGTACTGTAACGTTACATGACAAACCCGATAGTAATGAGTAATCTGATGGTTCAGTTAGCGCAATCAAAACAAGAGTCACTGTACATTATGCTGATCATATTACTGTAGAAATCACCCTTGAAGTCATGCATTACTCAATTCACGTCCGCACGCTTTCCATGTCATACTAGCTACGGTTGGCTAGGCTAATTATTTGAAATACAAGCAAACATTATGGCAAAACGACCTTCTCTCAGTTTAAACGGGACACGCGAGGGACTAATACTAACGTTAGCCGAAATATGCATTTACCAAACATATGTTTAGTTAATTTCTCTTTCGCTGGACATTACTTTATTACTCACGAAGCAGTTCCCAACATTGTAGGTTGAAGATTCCTGTCAGCAACGCTTTGTACTGATCATTTCCCTTTCAAAATCTGTCACAGACgtgctttcaaaataaaagtcattaTTGACTACCATagtaatttttattttgctAGACAAAATGTACTACCTTCAATTGTTTTTGTGTACTGATTTATTATTTGTAGAGACGTAAATGTGAACTATAAAATTGTAGAACTATAAAAAAGAAATGatgtaattatattatattatattatattatattatattatattatattatattatgttatgttatgttatgttatgttatgttatgttatgttatgttatgttatgttatgttatattatattatattatattgaaattgtttttatatattttaaaacattgtttaatattttatctattttatgttattatatctactattatatttgtttacatacattttgataatgtaataatattttgaaTTAATAAATAGCATTAATAAAATCGACTGTAATAAGTAATAATAGTAGTAGTATATATGAATAAACTAGTCTTTAACAACGGCCttactaaagttttttttttccggCCTTACTAAAGTTGCACCAGTTCCTATGGAAACAGACGCACGCTCAGAGGGTCAGCTGACCTACTAAAATGGATGTGTTGGAAAGCTTGGAAGTTCGGTAAGTTTACTGTtcaaattatttgtttaataaaaaaagaaacatcttTCAAATCACTAATATCTCATTTGTAGCATGTGAGATTGCTGTGtctaaaaaacaaaattacGTCGATTCTATATTTGTATGAAGCGAATGTGAAGCGAATGTAAAGCGAATGTAAAGAAAGATGCACCTAAAATCTAAACAAAGGAAAAAACGACTAATAAATAGAAcctaaaataatattttgttcGCGTATCAGTGCAAATATGAcaataaatagaaaaataagtatttgtttTTGTCTAAGGTGGGTGCAGGGATACACCAATGGTACCGTGAAATTTGTCGACAAGGAAACAGCGTGTTACACCTGCGGAAACTTCATTGTTTTCCTCAATGTGGAAACTAAAACGAGGAAGATTCTGCAGACTCCTGGTTCTGGCATTGGAGCCTTTACAACCAGTGGACTTTGCAGTATCCTTGCCTTTTCTGACCTGAAGCTGCATCCTTCAATCTTTATCTATAACTATCCAGAGCTTGAGCTCATGTGTGAACTGAAAGGTCAGTCGTGATTCAGaagcacttaaagggatacttcaccgatttagcattcagctttgtatctgtagaaacccggcagtattactgaatgaccatgtttccctccatcatttccccctgagaggagagatatctgcattttggttctgcaaaaaagtcctccgatgatgtaatatgacaatttttgcatcatcggaggacttttttgcagaaccaaaatgcagatatctctcctctcagggggaaatgatggagggaaacatggtcattcagtaatactgccgggtttctacagatacaaagctgaatgctaaatcggtgaagtatccctttaaacatcCTTTACCTAGATCTGACTTATTTCCCTGCACATACAGGCAAAGACATCATTTACTGCttttcaaaatgttaaatgttgttACAGGTGTATACAAATTTTACTaatggtgttgtttttgttgtttaggAACAGCTAAACTTGGCTACACAACTCTGACACTGTGTGATGCTGGTCCTTATTTAGCCTGTGCTTCCTCTATACCTGAACACACCATCACATTATGGTAAAATGTTGAGATGCTTTTAACCCGTCTCACTGACAAATCTCATTttgcatgtatattttttataaagtttaGGAAACTGAGCTGTTAGTCAAAGGTGGGTCATTAATCGCTTAGTACCAAGTATCAAGCCAATAACAGAAGAAAAGTACAATATCACAATCCTTGTATGACAGTAGCTTTTGCACTTGAGCAATACTTAACACTGAGATGCTAATGGAAATAGTCTATTGTAGTGGACATTTGAAAATGCCATAGCTTCAATAGTGTATTCATAGCTTAGCTTCTAGTGTcaatttttgtcatatttataattaaatattatataaacacTTTTAGTGTTATGCTATTTACGGTATTGTGAGAttagcatatatttttttttacatttggcaTTGCAGTTTTGGTTTTGTGTGTGATTAACCTCAACTCTTATAGGAACTGGGAGAGTGGTGTTCCACTTTGTACCCATCCACTAGTGGAAGAGGACATCACAGATCTGGTATTTAATCCCATGAACTGGTGTCAAATTTGTGCTTTAAACTCAAGTTCCCTCACGATCTGGAATGTTGAAAAATGTGGCGACTTTCATTTGATGAAGCCTAGGTAGAGTTTGTGTCTCACCAGCAGATGTCACtgttatttgatttttacagtttcagTGTAACAGTTGTCTTTTCTTTGTTTGCTTTGCAGTGTTGTTCATCTCCCTGCCGTTGATGGTTCAGTGGTTGAGCATGAGGCAAAGCCATTTCATATACCCAGTAGTAAAATGACATACTCAGGTCCCCAGATGCCCATTTCAGCAATCGCTGGACTGAGTGGGGACAGAGCTGACAACTATGTGgtactggattttttttaacataaagtGGTTTCATAATAAGATGAACCTGCTGCATAGACATCTCAAATAATCTAAACTACATTTTTCCTAAGGACTTTTTACAATCAAAACAATAATTTATCATCATAATAAAAGGGTATAGGCTTCCTTTTGTATGTCTCAACAGCCTTTGGAACAAATAAAACCAAGGATGTGTGCAAGTGCCATCTGCTGGTCATCTTCATCAAACCTTTACGTTGGTAGCAAGGAAGGCTTTCTGCTTTGTGTGAATCCTGATACTCTAATCATCTCTGTTCTATACAATCCCCAAACTAATGCAATCACTAATGGTAAGGGCTATCTTATTGTGCTTcatataaaaaagaataaacttttattaataaaatgtatttttgctttgttaatttttttatcgcAGATGACAGTGAAACTTCCCTGCAGAAGGGCAGTTTTCAGAGCTTAGCACTGCAGGACTGCAATCTCTTTGCTGCAGGAGATGTAAGAAATGATATTCATTATCTCCCTGATGAAAGCCTTCCATACAGAGGGATCTTATTTTGTGGTGTTACTTTATGTTTAGAATAATTGAAATTCCTTTGCAGGAACGCATTTTACGAAACATTAAAATTAAAGGAAATAAACTGGAGGTGGTTAAGACTTGGGCTTTAGATGAGGCAGTATCAGCTATGATATTTTCTCCTGACTGTGAGACACTTCTACTaacttacagtacagtaagtGAGATTATAATAGTATAATATGAATATGCAATAAATgctatgtattttatattaaaggggacatgtcacaagaattttttaagatgtcaaataaatatttagtgtccccagagcacatatgtaaagttttagctcaaaataccatatagataatttattatatgatgtttaaattaactttaattactttgtaggtgtatgcaaaaatgtgccgttttgggtgtgtcctttaaaatgcaaatgagcagataaagtgcaaacactgatggcaatgatggtggtttgatgcaattcaaactcaattgtgctataaattattttttctctttctttctctctgcactaaatggcagtgctgtggttggatagtgcagaataaggggtggtattattataataagatctccttatgacatcatttttacattttctaggttgatagaagcattggaaacccaattatagcacttaaaggaatagtctactcattttcaatatttaaatatgttattaccttaactaagaattgttgatacatccctctatcatctgtgtgcgtgcacgtaagcgctggagtgcgctgcgacgcttccatagcatttagcttagccccattcattcaatggtaccatttagagataaagttagaagtgaccaaacacatcaaagtttttcctatttaagacgagtagttataccagcaagtttggtggtacaaaataaaacgtagcgcttttctaagcggatttaaaagaggaactatattttatggcgtaatagcacttttgggagtacttcgactcgcctgaaaagtccgctccccttctccctctcataatgggagagggatggtgttactgcgccgagtcgaagtactcccaaaagtgctattacgccataaaatgtagctcctcttttaaatccgcttagaaaagcgctacgttttattttgtaccaccaaacttgctcgtataactactcgtcttaaataggaaaaacgttgatgtgtttggtcacttctaactttatctctaaatggtaccattgaatgaatggggctaagctacaTGCTATCGAAGCgacgcagcgcgctccagcgcttacgtgcacgcacacagatgatagagggatgtatcaacaattcttagttaaggtaataacatattttaatattgaaaatgagtagactattcctttaaacatgggaaaagtcagattttcatgatatgtcccctttaatcatgacaaataataaatgtatatatttttcaacacaatttaaattatttaactaATACATTTTGTCCATAATGCAGTGACTTAAATCTTCATCACATATACCATATTTATGCCAGAATGAATGCCTGAACGTTAAGAAATCTTGATTAGAGTTTTGGTATTTCTTCTTAGGGCTGTGTTTACAGATTCAAACCATTGCTGAAGGACAAAGTTGTCAATATCCGGGATGTCCTCTGTGGAGATTTTGTGGCTGTTGCTCCattatacactgataaaaacatCTGTTTGGTAAAAACAATAGCAGTGACAATGACTTAATTAACTGAAAAATGCCATTATTgcattgcattatttcatattaCATGTTTTCTTTACTGTAGTCAGCCACAGAGGCAGGAGAGGTGCAACTGTGGGCTGTTGATGGTGGACTGTGTGTGGGCTCCATCTTTCTGCACACAAAGGTTAGTTATGTTAGAGGATCAACACAATACCCAGAGTAATTGTTTATCAGATAAATCAGTTTGTTATATATAAACCTGTGTTATTTAACCTAACTTCAGGTGACCAGTATGGCATGCTGCCTCATAGCACAGTATGCTGTTGTAGGGACAGTCACAGGAGACGTCTTGTTTTTAGAGATGACTGCAAAAGAGAAGCCCAGACTAGTACATAGAATTCATCTGTACCATGTTCCAGTAGACCATATAGTGTGAGTTTCTGATTTCGgtactttttttttaactatcaTGTGTGTTGTTgattggatttaatttgtggaCTGAATCtcgattgtgtattatgttctGAATAGGTTTGATCAAAGTGGCAACTTCCTTATCACTGGAGCATCAGACGCACGCATTTTTGTGCTGGATGCAAGGCCGTCAAAAGGATTTGAAATAATTGGATGGATCGGTACTTTTTAGAATAGcatattttgtagtttttatgtatttggaGTTATTATTTCTAAGATATCCTTTAACTTTATTTCAGAGGTTCCAGGTGCCATTATTAGCCTGTCTACTCAGTATAACAAAGAGAAGAATCAGGTTAAAGTGCTGGTGCTATGTAGTAAACAGGTAGAGGGGAAGACAGAAATACAACCCAACAATGGAAGTGTGCTTCTGCTACTGACCTTGTTTGTACAGCAGCTCACAGGTACTTCAGAAATACTTTGTAATTCCGTGTGCTCGGCAAACGATGTTTGGATGATACTAAACATACTAAAATCATACGTACTAAAAGTGTTTATATTTAGGAcacactttaaaatgtaaatctatTTGTAATTGCATTCAAGTATCAAACCAAgggtcatattttaaagaaaacttaAGCAAATCACAAATGAAAGTTTCAggggtccttaaaatccttgaaagtttgtgaatctggggaaaaaattcaaggccatgggaaatttatgaaaatatacatacatagtaacaggtcattaaaagtgcttgaatctattttatgcaagaagttttctgggaaaaaatccatattatttcctgtgtagtgtaggataatttcataaaaattctagactttataagcacacgtgctaaactgttcgctttaaatgattatatcttctgtatgcaaatgttgatttataccaaaatgcttttttgcatagttgtgtttgacacgtgaaaacgtctcgggttacgtatgtaactgttgttccctgagaagggaacgaggcgctgcgtctcccttgtcatacttcctgcgtccctgtaacggcgtctttggcaatatttcagatagcgatgtacttcctggctcccacatCACCcagtctttgtcgttaagctaaaccattggttaaatttgatatacacttACCTTACATAGCACTTaccttggaggcgtccccaaagtgtcaccgcagtgacgcagcgcgagttccctctaaaggaaactgtaacaatgtatctttaaaggtaacacaatgtaacatttagtccttgaatttgagggtattgaacCTGAAAAAttcttgaaaggtccttgaatttgaagttaactaaggtgtgggaaccctgaagttTGTTTGGAGAAAACATTATTTAACACTGTATAAAAACaggaagaaataaaaaatatttgggcCCAAGATTCCAAATACTTTTTGTATTATTACTGTCTCAATTCCAGCAATGTTTCTAAAAATAATTTGCCACTCCCAGACTCAACAGGTTGTGTGGATGTTCGCGGCTGCCTGCGAAAAGAAGTCCTTCACAGCTGTCTGTATGAGCTCCCTAACACTCTCTGCTCGTGTGTTTTGGCCACCAACAAGATACTTGGTTACTGCCAAGAGAAAAAAGTCTTGCAGCGATTTGTTATCCCCGAGGTTGTGTAAAACAAATACCATTCCCAGTCAATGAcagatttattttgtttgtttggaaCTGCTCCTAACTAGTTCTCATGTGATATACAGAGTGAAGGAAACATCTCCAAGGTACAAGAACCACTCCAGCTAATCCCAGAGAAGGAGGCAGAGGGGCATCAGTTAAGCCCTGCATTTCTACAGGTCTCTCCTCACCAAACCTGGTTAGCAACAGTTGGCAGGGATGGACTGCTGCGAGTCTGTGAGATCTCCACAATGGTATTGTCTGTTCAGAATGACTCATTCTTAAATTTCCCTTGTGTTTATGTGCACTGGGCTAGGAGCAACATGTTTTTAGGAAACAACCCAAATTTCTTACAGCTATGTTTGTGCACCTTTGACATGTAGGACAGGTACGTGCAGCTGCAATGCCA
This Misgurnus anguillicaudatus chromosome 11, ASM2758022v2, whole genome shotgun sequence DNA region includes the following protein-coding sequences:
- the erlin1 gene encoding erlin-1, which produces MAHVGAVVAAMAGLMAILLHSSIHKIEEGHLAVYYRGGALLTSPNGPGYHIMLPFITSYRSVQTTLQTDEIKNVPCGTSGGVMIYFDRIEVVNMLVPSAVVDIVKNYTADYDKTLIFNKIHHELNQFCSVHTLQEVYIELFDIIDENLKTALQKDLIAMAPGLTIQAVRVTKPKIPEAIRRNYELMEAEKTRLLITAQTQKVVEKEAETERKKAIIEAEKMAQVAQIHFQQKVMEKETEKKISEIEDAAFLAREKARADAEYYTAGKFAEANRIKLTPEYLELMKYQAIAANSKIYFGQDIPNMFVDTSATQTFTSQDTADSIEQLESLSLNEGLKKASKPKTPAKGH